The genomic region TTGCTCAGAGTCCTACTGGAAATTTCCTCCATCAATATGGCTGAGGACCAGCCATTTCTTCAGGGTTGTGGACACATGACAGACAGCCCTGGGGCAGAGTCACCGGCATCCATGCCACCCCAAGACACACTCATGGAAGACTCAGACTGTGACCAGGAAACCTGGCACGTCCGGTTCAGAACATTTAGCAGCTCAGAGGAGTCCGATCCGTTTGAGGATCTGAGGAGACTCCGTGAACTCTGCTATCTGTGGCTGAGGCCGGATCTTCACACCAAGGAGCAGATGATGGACAGGCTGGTGCTGGAGCAGTTCATGATCTGCATGCCCCTGGAGTGCCAGGTCCTgctcaaagaaagtgaagtgcAGAGTTGCAAAGCCCTGGAGGACGTGCTGAGAAATAAGCAGAAACCCAAGAAGTGGGTGAGTAGGACCTTAGTGATGGGTGTGGGACGAGGAGACACGTGCAAGCTGCAGGGATCACAAGATAGGACCTGCGGGTTTGGCTCTGTATCAGTGGTTCCCAAACAGGAGAGAGAAGTTCACAGTTGGGCAATTTGGGAGATACTTTTGGCTGTCTCAACTTGAAGGATGTCGACCTTTTACACCAAACGTGAGCTTCTATTGTCAATGCCATTGGGTGCCTGAAAGCTACATTCCAGGTTTATAGAGACTGATCTTGATTGATTTCTCCCCTCACAGACCATAGTCTGCATACAAGGGCAGAAATATCCCGTGCGTGATCCCGACATTGAGATGACTGAAGCCAAGGCGGGTGACATGGATGATGAGAGAGACCCATGCGGGGAGCCCGAACCACCCTCAAGGGTCATACCTCCAGAAGATGGCCAGGAAGGAAGCCAAGAGCTGCAGAATCCGCCAGGAGCCATGAACCTATCTACGGAGCAGGTGAGAAAGTGGAAGCAGGTAGAAGAGACTCAGGTGGGTGTGGCTGCTGGAGGAATGGGGAGATTTGACAGAGGACAGGAATGGACCCATTGCTTCCAGGAATTCCCGTGGATGCATTCCGTTCCTAGGCATTTTTTCTAATCAGTGTGAGAATGAAGATAATCCATCTCTGTCCCTCTCCTATGAAAGCTTCTAGTCTTAGGAGTGGGAAGAAGGGAATCCTGTCTTCCTGACATGATGCTAGGTTCAATTTGCTGCAGGTAAATGCACTGACAGCTGATTTACCCATGGCCACTTTGCCCAAGGGCATGTCATATTTCAGAATATGATCATTCCTTGCAACTGAAGGAGTGACTCGAAATTGGACTCATTTTGCCCCCCAGtagacattgggcttccctggtggttcatatggtgaagaatctgccaacaatgcaggagacctgggttcgatgcctgggtcaggaagatccccaggagaagggaatggctacccactctagtgttcttgcctggagaatcccatgaacagaggaacctggcagctatagtccatgggtttgcagagagtcagacacgactgagcgactaacactttccctttcagacATTGAAGAATGAATGGAAGACAGTTGATTTCTTCAAATAAGGTTGGGTATAGGCAGGGGATGCTATTGACTTGCATGGAGTAGAGACCAAGAATTGTGGTCGTCATCTTCCTATCTACTGCGTAACCACCATCGCAAAGATTCATCCAGGCAAAGTCTCCAACAGTGATGGAGTCAAGAGAGCTGGACCTAGAGTTCTTTACTTCCAGAGTCAAGGGCAGGCAGGAGTGGGTATGATTTGGAGAGACCTATGCATAGAGAAGTCAGAGTGCCAACTGTGATGTCCTGATTGGATTGCCAGATACAGTCTGTATAGATCCAGGACAGCCTTGAGTATCAGGAGATGATTATCAATCAGGGTGATGGGGTGGACAAGAAGAAGTCACGGCATATCCCCTAAAATGACATGAAGAAAGCTGGAGTCTTAGATCAAGATACGAGGAAGAATTGGAAACAGGAAACAGTTTTCCATGGACTAGGGTAAATGGCTTTGACTCTGCTTGTTTGTCCCTTGTCAGGACCAGAGAGCTCTCCCGCCAGAGACTGTTCCTGAAACAGGTGAGCTGGAGGGTCAGACGCCCAGGGAGAACTTGGAGAAGGACCTGCTGGAAGACAGGGGAGAGACAAAAACCCTTCAATCTCAAGAACCTGAACTTCTGAAGGGTCCTGGTGAGTATTCAAAACCGTGGAATTCAGCAGAGTTAGTGACTCCCTCCTATGGTGGCATGGGGCTGGGTAGCCAGCATCACCATgcttggatgggtgggtggagatCATTGTCCAGTGCCAACCTTCTCCATCATCAACGTTCCACTGTCCCACAGTCCAAGCTCTTAGCTTGGTTGCTTGATGGGAACTTCTCAGCCAACATCAGGTTTCCAGTGAGGCCAGCAGCACAGAAAATGTTCCTTGTTAAGTGTGGTGCTGAATTTCTTTCAGGGGATTCTGGGAGCATAGGGAGAGAGACGAATCCTCAAGAAgaaactgatatttaaaatgtgtctcCTGAACCCTTTCTTCCTGTGTTCCAGAGGGAGACGTTTCCACTATGAGTGGATCCAGACGAGGTCCTGTAAAGAATCGCAGACATGTCAAAAGGAAACGGGAGAGCAGTCCCACTTGCCAagatgtgggtcaagaagcagccACGTGTTTGGACCCAGGAGAGTTCTCAGGACAGTGTGGGTCCCATTTGTTGGTGCATCTGACACCGTGGGACCCACCAGTCTTCCTGAGGGAGCAGAAACCCCCACGGGCACCCTCTGAATGCAGGGTGTGCAAAAGGAGCTTTCCTTATCAGTCTCAGCTTAGCCTgcaccagaggacacacacaggagagaggCCCTTTCAGTGCGACATCTGTGCCAAAGTGTTCATACAGCTTTCAGATCTGCGGGTTCACGAGCGGATCCACACTGGCGAGAAGCCCTACAGCTGTGATCTCTGCCTCAAGAAGTTCACCCAGGACTCCACGCTGTGCGCTCACAAGAGGACCCACACCCAGGAGAAGCCTTTCCGCTGTGAGCAGTGTGACAGAGCTTTCGGCCACCGAGGGAACCTCAGTGTTCACCGACGCACCCACTCTGGGCTCAAGCCCTACGTGTGCCCCGAGTGTCACAGTGCCTTCCGTCAGCTGGGGACTTTCAAACGCCACCGGAAAATCCATTCCAGATGACTGGCTCAGGACCCTGCCCTCAGGTCCAAGTGCCTTCTGCTCCGAGAAAGAAATTCGGGATTATTTGTCACTTATGTGAGACAATGAAAGGGTGACATGTGAAGAACTTACGATCATACTGGAACCCGATGGGGTTCCATTCACATGAATTAGGTGTGAATTCTTTCCCTTCAGAATTTGATTTCTACTTTAGTGTAGCCTGTGTTTTGGTGATAAGTTTTGGCTTTGTGTTGTTCTTCTTTCAGTGAATGCAGGTCTcattagttttcttctttgtgaaaCTGAGGTCACTGCTGATTGTCCCCCCATTAGGGAAGATTTCATCGTAAAATAGGATGCTCCTAGCAGAGTGTCTAGATGAAAAAGAGGATCAccagtgaaatttaaatttctaataaaCAAAGACATTTCTGTCGAATAAGTGTCCTGTGTATTTCcccttcaaagatttttttttctttattttattttttaactttactatcttgtattgtttttgccatgtatcaacatgaatctgccacaggtatacacatgttccccatcctgaaccctcctccctcctccctccctgtcccatccctctgggtcgtcccagtgcaccagccccaagcatccagtatcgtgcatcgaacctggactggcgactcgtttcatacatgatattatacatgtgtcagtgccattctcccaaatcatcccaccctatccCCAAAGTCTTTATATGGAGTAGATGATAGCAGCGGTTTGTTACATGCCATTATTATGTGGAATATCGACCCTCtgtaaggcttccccagtagctcagcggtaaacaatccacctgcagcctagaagacccaggttcgatcccctcatcaggaagattccctggagaagggaatggtaacccactccagtattttgcctggagaatcccatggacaggggagcctggcaggctgtggtctgttgggttgcaaagagtcggacatgactgaagcgactgagcatccACTCGAGCATTTAAAGTAACTGTATTCTTTTGGAATTATGAACTGTTAGGTAATGTAATATTAATGCCCTTTTGAACACTGAGATTCTAGGGTGTCTGTGCTTGAAAAGATTCTTCAAGGTAGCATTCTTTCATCCCACCTGGCTCTCCTCCAGCAGAAATGAAGAGAGGTCATTTGgagcagaatggagaaaatgaagtatttctttttaaagaatcagcGTTTTCTTCAATTAATTAGCCTGGGAATTTGTTGGGGGCGGCAAACTGAAGGATGATATTGTAATAGATATTGGGGTCTGGCTGCTCGCACTTAAAAGCCAATACAGAGGCCAGGTTGGGGGAAAGGAAAGTTAGCTTTATTTTCGATGCCAGCaactgttgaaagtgaaagtgaagttgctcagtcatgtccaaccctttgcgaccctgtggactgtagcctactaggctccaccgtccatggcattttccaggcaagagtactggactgggttggcATTTGCTTCTCCAACAACTGTGGAGGGCGGggcactgtggccactgctgagttttccaaatttgctgactcaCTGAGGGCAACGCTTTCACAGCATCGTgtctgaggatttgaaatagctcaactggaattccatcacctccactagctttgttcatagtgattcttcctaaggccctcttgacttcacattccaggatctggctctaggtgagtgatcacagcttAGGGATTATCTACGCTCCCAGAATCCGCTGAAAGAGATTCAGAACCACACTTAACAAGGAGCATTTTCTGTGCTGCCAGCCTCACAGGAACCCTGATGTTGGCTGAGAAGTTCCCATCAAGCAACCAAGCTAAGAGCTTGGACTGTGGGGCTCTGGGACATTGATGACGGAGAAGGTTGGCACTGGACAATGATCTCCACCCCAGCCATCCAAGCATGGTGATGCTGGCTACCCAGCCCCATGCCACCATAGGACGGAGTCACTAACTCTGCTGAATTTCATGGTTTTGAATACTCACCAGGACCTTTCAGAAGTTCAGGTGCTTGAGACGGAAGCGTTTTTGTTTCTCCCCTGTCTTCCAGCAAGACACTTCCAAGTTCTCCCTGGGCGTCTGACCCTCCAGCTCACCTGTTTCAGGAACAGTCTCTGGCGGGAGAGCTCTCTGGCCCTGACAAGGGACAAACAAGCAGAGTCAATAACCCTTCTACCTCAGTCCATGGAAAACTgtttcctgtttccccatctgcctcGTATCGTGATCTAAGACTCCAGCTTTCTTCATGTCATTTTAGGGGATATGCCCTGACTTCTTCTGGTCCGCCCATCACCCTGATTGATAATCATCTCCTGATACCCAAGACTGTCCTGGATCTATTCAGACCGTATCTTGCAATCAAATCAGGACATCACACTGGCACTCGGACTTCTCTATGCATAGGTCTCTCCAAATCATACCCACTTCTGCCTGACCCTGACTCTGGAAGTAAAGAACTCTAGGTCTAGCTCACTTGACTCCATCGTTGTTGgagactttgcatgcatgcatcttTGTAATGGTGGTTACCCGGTACATAGGAAATTGATGACCAGTATTCTTGGTCTCTACTCCATGAAAGTCAGTAGTATCCCCTGCCCATACCCACGGAGTAGGCAattgcactccagtactcttgcctggagaatcccatggacagaggagcctggtaggctcagtcAATGGGATAAtgaagagttcgacatgactgagcatcttcacttttacttttcactttcacgcattggagaaggaaatggcaacccactccagtgttcttaccttgagaatcccagggacagtggggcctggtgggctgccggctatagagtcacacagagttggacacgactgaactgacttagcagcagcagcagcccatacCCAACCTTATTTGAACAAATCAACTGTCTTCCATTCATTCTTCAATGtccgaaagtgaaagtgttagtcgttcagtcatgtctgacactttgcaaccccatggactatagccgccaggttcctctgttcatgggattctccaggcaagaacactggagtcggtagccattcccttctccaggggattttcctggaccagggatcgaacccaggtctcctgcattgtcagcagattcttcaccatctgagcctccagggaagcccaatgtctaCTGGGGGGCAAAATGAGTCCACTTTGGAGTCACTCCTTCAGTTGCAAGGAATGATCATATTCTGAAATATGACGTGCCCTTGGGCAAAGTGGCCGTGGGTAAATCAGCTGTCAGTGCATTTACCTGCAGCAAACTGAACCTAGCATCATGTCAGGAAGACAGGATTCCTTTCTCCCCACTCCTAAGACTAGAGGCTTTCATGGCAGAGGGACAAAGATGGATTAGCTTCATTCTCACACTGACTAGAAGAAATGCTTAGGAACTGATTGCATCCACTGGAATTCCTGGAAGCAATGCGTCCATTCCTGTCCTTTGCCGAACCTCCCCATTCCTCAAACAGCCACACCCACCTGACTCCCTTCTACCTGTTTCCATGCTCTCACTTGCTCCCGAGACAGGTCCATGGCTCCTTCCAGATTCTGCAGCTCTTGGATTCCCTCCTGGCCATCCTCTGGAGGTATGACCTTTGTGGGGGGTTGGGGCTCCCCGCATGGGCCTCTCTGATCATCCATGTCACTGGCCTTGGCTTCAACCATCTCAATGTCTGGATCGCTCACAAGATATTCTGCCCTTGTATGCAGACTATGGTTTGTGAGGGGAGAAATCAATCAAGATCAGTCTCTATAAGACCTGGAATGTAGCTCTCAGGCATCCAATGGCATTGACGATAGAAGCTCCCATTTGGTGTAAAAGATCGACAGCCTTCGAGTTGAGACAACCAAAGAATCTCCCAAATTGCCCAACTGTGAACTTCTCTCACCTGTTTGGGAATCACTGATACAAATCCAAACCCACAGGTCCTATCTTGTGATTCCTGCAGCTTGCACGTGTCTCCTCCTCCTACACCCATCATTAAGGTCCTACTCACCCAGTTCTTGGGTTTCTGCTTATTTCTCAGCACGTCCTCCAGGGCTTTGCAACTCTGCACCCCACTTTCTTTGAGCAGGACCTGGCACTCCAGGGGCATGCAGAACATGTACTGCTCCAGCAGCAGCCTGTCCATCATCTGCTCCTTGGTGTGAAGATCTGGCCTCAGCTACAGATGGCAGAATTCACAGAGTCTCCTCAGATCCTCAACGGGGTCGGACTCCTCTGAGCTGCTAAATGTTCTGAACTGGACGTGCCAGGTTTCCTGGTCACAGTCTGAGTCTTCCATGAGTGTGTCCAGGGATGGCACGGATGCCAGTGACTCTGCCCCAGGGCTGTCTGTGATGTGTCCACAACCCGGAAAAAATGTCTGGTCCTCAGGCGTATTGATGGAGGAAATTTCCAGTAGGACTCTGAGCAAATGCTTCTAGAAGTGGGTGCCCAGTTGATGCCTATGGAAATGAATTTCCTCTGCTTTCCCTCCGCATTAAAGTCACTGTTTAGTAGTCTAGGgactggatggaggagcctggtgggctacagtccatggggtcgctaagagtcagacactaccgagGGACTTCACtcccacttttccctttcatgcattggagaaggaaatggcaacccactccagtgttcttgcctggagaatcccagggatgggggagcctggtgggctgccgtctatggggtcacacagagtcggacacgactgaatcgacttagcagcagcagcagcagcaggaggggaaAAGAACGACACTTATCAATTTAAGAAGCCTTCTTTATCTAAATACCTAAGGAAGCAGTATCCAAACTAGTATAaggggaacatatctcaacataataatggCCACATTGAAAAAACTATGGCTATCACCTACCTGTAGCAAAGTCTTAGAAGAGAAAACACACAGCTCTttgataaaaatgtgtttgtttatttgaaatttaaatttcactggTGATCCTGTATTTAATCTAGCCATCCTGCTAGGAGCAtcctattttaaaaggaaatcacACCTGACAAGAAGGCAATCAGCAGTAGCCTCACTCTGATGATGAGGTACTGATAACCAGTGAGACACAGCTTCATTGGAAGAACAAGAACAACACAAAGCGAAAACATGTAAGAAAACCAGAGTCTAACATCGTAAGGCAATTCTCCTCCAattgaaaatacacaaatgaaaaagaaaactatagtcTATagcaaagtagaaaacaaaatccaaagggaAAAATGTCATCACTCAAGTATCTTAATTCACACAAATATCCTAATTTACGCGAGTGGAACCCCACTGGGTTCCACGATCCTCCTAAGCCCTTCCCCTGTCCCCACTTTGTATCACACAGGTGACAAATcattctcaattttctcattaaaacagaaaagaccTGGACCTGAGGGCAGGGTCCTGAGCCAGTCATCTGGAATGGATTTTCTGGTGGCGTTTGAAAGTCCCCAGCTGACGGAAGGCTGTGTGACACTCGGGGCACACGTAGGGCTTGAGCCCAGAGTGGGTGCGTCGGTGAACGTTGAGGTTCCCTCGGTGGCCGAAAGCTCTGTCACACTGCTCACAGCGGAAAGGCTTCTCCTGGGTGTGGGTCCTCTTGTGAGCGCGCAGCGTGGAGTTGTGGGTGAACTTCTTGAGGCAGATACCACAGCTGTAGGGCTTCTCACCAGTGTGGATCCGCTGGTGAACCTGCAGGTCTGAAGGCTGTATGAACCCTTTGGCACAGACGTCACATTGAAAGGGcctctctcctgtgtgtgtcctctggtgcAGGGTAAGCTGAGATTGACAAGGAAAGCTCTTTTTGCACACCTTGCATTCAGAGGGTGCCCGTCCCGGGGTTTCTGCTCCCTCAGGAAGACTGGTGGGTCGCATGGTGCCAAATGCACCAAAGGAATGGGACCCAAGCTGTCCTGAGAACTCTCCTTGGTCCAAACACGTGGCTGCCTCTTGACGCACGTCTTGGCAAGTGGGACTGCTCTCCCGCTTCCTTTTCACATGTCTGCGATTCTTCAGAGGACCTCGTCTGGATCCACTCGGAGTGAAAACATCTCTCTCTGGAACACAAGAGGAAAGGGTTCAGAGCCACCTTTGAAGTATGACTTCCTTCCGGGggactctctcctctctctctgccctcccagAATCTGCTGAAAGAAGACATTCAGCACCATATTTATCAAGGAGCATTTTCCATGGTGCCGGCCTCATTGGAACCATCCATAATCTTGGCTACAGACTTCCTAGCAAGCAAACTACCTAAGAGTCTAGCTGATGAAACTCTCTGGAATGTTGACGATGGAGAAGGTTGGCATTGGAGAACCAACTCGTACCCCACAACAACAAGGGATGGAAATGCTGGGTACCCCTTCCTGGACATGAATGGAGCCAGTCAGTAACTCCTGTGGTCTCCAAGTTTTTAATACTCACCACGATTCTGCAGAAGTTCAGGCTCTTGAGACGAAAGGGTTCTTGTTACTCCTGTGTCTTCCCACAGGTCCTTCTCCAAGTTCTCCTTGGAGGGCGTCTGACCCTCCAGTTCACCTGTTTCAGGAATGgtcttgaaaggttgttgttgaatcacgcgaatgcactgggattcttggcccccggaggagaagaattcaatccggggccagagacgaggcttgatcgctcagagcttttgtgtaataaagttttattaaagtataaaggagatagagaaagcttctgacataggcatcagaagggggcagaaagagtacccccctgctagtcttcagctggatgttatatagtcactagcagtctgttaatgaaagaaaggaatgtcttataattcagaatagcaccaggcccctcgcccataagatgcattttgggataatcttggcaccaaatggtttatcttgggccataaaataattaacttgaatcttaaagaagggcagaccaccatacaaatagtttcatttacatagattaggggaacaatatctgagtataacatactggtttgtcaagtaggttttgggccaagaggcggaaccgacttggagacagagtttggggtaaaggcgtagtacattagcatagtttaagacaaacatttccataagaaaaaggcattggttatctctaggctcaagaatagctaacttcaggagaaaccaggtgtcattatggcaacacagtattttaagagaaacctctctttaaatttgtatagagaaggaaaaaaatattgttagtttgtttcctcctgccgcttaagagagataaaaatgtctgacacttgcaggctatttcctccatttggagacccctggccttcctgcctgttaccctctcattccccccttttcttttaggagaattatgttgcctagggaaaaggggcattGTTCTCATTTCATAActacttccgagctgacaaggggcattgtccctaaattggtgaggcaacatattctcctaatcctcatattgaggatgtctgatccaggggccccaaatagtagttggaggaagctacagcagtagcaggagtttgagcaaccatttgtaacttaaaagctttcatgtggctagaaacaaatctagttatacaattacagatgtagggagcaaacagcaagaacaaaacaaccagaattattaaaagtcacattatgtccatagttaaagtgcaaagtgttgcaccagtctattttagggttggtagatgtcatcagatgaagaagatgtATCGCATGTgtttgttgtcgaaggtatttacagacttggagaaagtcttttttttgaagtggggatgtccaccacgggaagccttctATTGACGAAGAGGGGAGCATTtcacagacccagcagtttatCTTTTAGATCCTCTCGAGCTGTAtggtttaaagttaggaattgagaacaattgtgatcaggtgtttcattttccttctcaggaaggaaagtggcaggatttaaattttcacaaactttaagcttagttactggtccttctaacaacaatgactgatacttaagaagcctactgtctgtcatccaaatattaaccttagaatttaagattctactcacatcatgagaagtcaggacagtaaggtttcatccattaattatttttaaagcttcaggtgctaataaagtcGCTgtcccaattactcttaggcagtggggccacccacatgaaactacatctaattttctgtttagataAGCAACAGGTTgttggtgaggccctcggggttgtgtcaaaactcccaatgtcacaccttttctttcagtgacaaacaaattaaattttgaccctgtgggcaagctcagagctggagcttgcaggagagcagtctgaagaaccttaaaagccttttgagtttttggagaccaaaccagttggtcggtttgggcctgctgagtttcagctataagtttatataaaggccgggcaagttccccgtaacccagaatccaaatgcgacagtaacctgtgattcccaaaaatcttctcaattgtcttaaagtcataggtagggggtgatttagtataggtttaattctctcagggcctatggccctagtcccttctgatatgattaggcccagatatctaaccgattgttgacaaagctgagcttTTTCTCTTGATGTCTTGTAACCACAGtccgccagaaagtttaagaaatcttcagaggctcgcgaacaagctttctc from Bubalus bubalis isolate 160015118507 breed Murrah chromosome 18, NDDB_SH_1, whole genome shotgun sequence harbors:
- the LOC112580359 gene encoding zinc finger and SCAN domain-containing protein 5B-like, whose translation is MAENQTRGRGPVADSPGAESLASAPGQDTRRENRDSDLEELRVRFRTFSSSDESDPMKALRRLRELCGLWLRPDLHTKEEMVLEQFVMCMPPEIQVLVKSTGAETCKDLEEVLRKKQKLTKWAVVRVQGEDVLMPVSGVEMLGSEVSEGHSEGDRAREPQPTVSVIPPDEGQQESQDGQHLPGAKGLSRGQATFHDEDKSRQGELEGQTPSKENLEKDLWEDTGVTRTLSSQEPELLQNRGTLSSCVPERDVFTPSGSRRGPLKNRRHVKRKRESSPTCQDVRQEAATCLDQGEFSGQLGSHSFGAFGTMRPTSLPEGAETPGRAPSECKVCKKSFPCQSQLTLHQRTHTGERPFQCDVCAKGFIQPSDLQVHQRIHTGEKPYSCGICLKKFTHNSTLRAHKRTHTQEKPFRCEQCDRAFGHRGNLNVHRRTHSGLKPYVCPECHTAFRQLGTFKRHQKIHSR